A section of the Pontibacter deserti genome encodes:
- a CDS encoding SusC/RagA family TonB-linked outer membrane protein: MKKLLMLTFLLVSALLQQAMAQSRTITGKVTDASTNQPLPGVTVLVKGTTVGTASTVDGSYTINVPEGGNTLVFRYIGYVTTERAISGNTVNVALPVDAKQLGEVVVTALGIERQKKEIGYATTTVTNEVVTRANPVNIANGLQGKVAGLNISTVNNGVFENVKINLRGIRSLTGNNNPLLVIDGIPADLNYLSSLNPNDIESTNILKGASAAAIYGPDARNGVIIVTTKKGSGDDKPVITLSHSTQLQQISFFPKFQTKFGSGGYGEYVPYENWSWGPAFDGSEVEIGQPLEDGSVQKVKYSPTNEREDFFNTGVVTQNDISFASKNFYISLQDANIKGIVPHDENRRTGIRLNTSNEYGKFKVGFNTNYIQQNYNIFDDNSMADYHAAQNVGLNQGLMNLIFNTPAQIPITSYKDFKNNKWAQYNNYFNDYGLNPYFAIDNWRLDGKREDLLTNADFNFKATDWLNISYRAGLTSRTITERESSKGEIPTVFGVEKRGFSPIPGTVQERSYKSTRLSSELFANLSKEINENFKVTGVVGTYVRQTDARDTRVGATSLVVPELFNIDNLVGQLDGSSPFARTRLFSIYGSAGLSYKGWANVEVTGRNDRTSVLAMDNNSFFYPGVSGSLVLSDAIGALQNNNIVSYVKLRGSWSKTGNADISPYLLAATFSQASGFPYGTLPGFTANNTKYDAALEPEFIESKEVGIETGFLDGRINIDATYYHQNNDNQIIPINVSSATGYTSAFVNAASFINRGAELDLRITPLVELGDVNIEFRGNVSYNDNEVTSVYQGLDEIAQGGYTTAANYIVNGQPAFVIKASDYARDPQGRVIVDRFTGYPVADPSVKQFGRTLPKWILGLNPSVSWKGLNLSVLGEYKGGHIAYHNIGSAMAWTGVSAQSGRNNRDRFVYPNSVYEDPANEGQYIENTDIAISNTNDFYTGVFRSTNSNFITSAAHWRLREVALSYELPTSLVSRQNVVKGITVSLTGRNLALWLPETNEFQDPDFSFTTEGNTAGITNSNINPPTRTFGGNVTLRF, translated from the coding sequence GGTGTAACAGTACTGGTAAAAGGAACTACTGTAGGTACTGCTTCTACTGTAGATGGTTCTTATACCATTAATGTGCCTGAAGGTGGTAATACACTAGTTTTCCGTTACATTGGATATGTAACTACAGAGCGCGCTATCAGTGGCAACACAGTTAACGTAGCACTTCCTGTTGATGCGAAACAGTTAGGGGAGGTTGTAGTAACAGCTCTTGGTATCGAAAGACAGAAAAAAGAGATTGGTTATGCTACTACTACTGTAACAAACGAAGTGGTTACCAGAGCGAATCCTGTAAACATTGCTAATGGTTTACAAGGAAAAGTTGCTGGCTTGAACATTTCTACAGTTAACAATGGTGTATTCGAAAACGTGAAGATTAATCTTCGTGGTATCCGTTCGTTAACAGGTAATAACAACCCACTCCTGGTAATTGATGGAATTCCTGCAGACCTAAATTACTTGTCTTCTCTAAACCCTAATGATATTGAAAGCACAAACATCCTTAAAGGTGCTTCTGCTGCAGCTATCTACGGTCCGGATGCTAGAAACGGTGTGATTATCGTTACTACTAAAAAAGGTTCTGGTGATGATAAGCCAGTAATTACACTTAGCCATTCAACTCAATTACAGCAAATTTCTTTCTTCCCTAAGTTCCAAACTAAGTTTGGTAGCGGTGGTTATGGGGAATATGTTCCATATGAGAACTGGTCATGGGGGCCTGCATTTGATGGTTCTGAAGTAGAAATTGGCCAACCACTTGAAGATGGTTCAGTTCAGAAAGTGAAGTATAGCCCAACAAATGAGCGTGAAGATTTCTTCAATACTGGTGTTGTTACTCAGAATGATATATCTTTTGCTTCAAAGAATTTCTATATCAGCTTACAGGATGCTAACATTAAAGGTATTGTTCCTCACGATGAGAACCGCAGAACAGGTATCCGTTTAAATACCTCTAATGAGTATGGTAAATTTAAAGTAGGTTTCAATACCAACTATATCCAGCAGAATTATAACATCTTTGATGACAATTCTATGGCTGATTACCATGCAGCTCAGAACGTAGGTCTGAACCAAGGTTTGATGAACCTAATCTTCAACACTCCTGCTCAAATTCCGATCACTTCTTACAAAGACTTCAAGAATAACAAGTGGGCTCAGTACAACAACTATTTCAACGACTACGGTCTGAACCCATACTTCGCTATTGATAACTGGAGACTTGACGGTAAGAGAGAAGATTTATTAACTAACGCTGACTTCAACTTTAAAGCGACTGATTGGTTAAACATATCTTACAGAGCTGGTTTAACTTCTCGTACAATCACTGAAAGAGAATCATCTAAAGGTGAGATACCAACTGTGTTTGGTGTAGAGAAGAGAGGTTTCAGCCCGATACCAGGTACTGTACAAGAGAGATCTTATAAGAGCACTCGTTTATCATCTGAGTTATTTGCTAACTTAAGCAAAGAGATCAATGAGAACTTTAAAGTTACCGGTGTTGTGGGTACCTACGTACGTCAGACTGATGCCCGTGATACAAGAGTTGGTGCTACAAGCCTTGTTGTTCCTGAGTTATTTAACATCGATAACTTAGTAGGTCAGCTTGATGGTTCTTCTCCATTCGCTCGTACAAGACTATTCTCTATCTATGGTAGCGCAGGCTTAAGCTACAAAGGGTGGGCGAACGTTGAGGTTACTGGCCGTAATGACAGAACTTCAGTGCTTGCTATGGATAACAACTCGTTCTTCTACCCTGGTGTGAGTGGTTCATTAGTATTATCTGATGCAATTGGTGCTCTTCAGAACAATAACATAGTTTCTTACGTGAAATTAAGAGGTTCTTGGAGCAAAACAGGTAACGCAGATATATCTCCTTACTTATTAGCTGCTACTTTCTCTCAGGCAAGTGGTTTCCCTTATGGTACATTGCCAGGCTTTACTGCTAACAATACCAAATATGACGCTGCATTAGAGCCAGAGTTTATCGAATCAAAAGAAGTTGGTATTGAAACTGGTTTCCTTGATGGAAGAATCAACATTGATGCAACTTACTACCACCAGAACAACGACAACCAGATCATTCCGATCAACGTGTCTTCAGCAACTGGTTATACAAGCGCGTTCGTAAACGCTGCATCATTTATCAACAGAGGTGCTGAATTAGACTTGAGAATTACACCACTTGTAGAACTTGGCGATGTTAACATCGAATTCAGAGGTAACGTTTCTTACAACGATAACGAAGTAACCAGCGTTTACCAGGGTCTTGATGAAATTGCTCAGGGTGGTTACACAACTGCTGCTAACTATATCGTAAATGGTCAGCCAGCATTTGTTATCAAAGCTTCTGATTATGCAAGAGACCCACAAGGTCGTGTAATTGTTGACCGCTTTACCGGTTACCCTGTTGCAGACCCATCAGTGAAGCAATTTGGTCGTACTTTACCAAAATGGATCCTTGGTCTTAACCCATCGGTTAGCTGGAAAGGCTTAAACCTGTCAGTACTTGGTGAGTACAAAGGTGGTCACATTGCTTACCACAACATTGGTAGTGCGATGGCATGGACTGGTGTATCTGCTCAGTCAGGTCGTAACAATCGTGACAGATTTGTATACCCTAACTCTGTTTACGAAGATCCTGCGAACGAAGGCCAGTACATCGAAAACACTGACATCGCTATCAGCAATACTAACGACTTCTACACTGGTGTATTCAGATCAACAAACTCTAACTTTATCACTAGTGCAGCACACTGGAGATTACGTGAAGTGGCATTAAGCTATGAGCTGCCTACTTCATTAGTTTCTCGCCAGAATGTAGTAAAAGGTATTACTGTGTCATTAACAGGTAGAAACCTGGCACTTTGGTTGCCTGAAACAAATGAATTCCAGGATCCTGATTTTAGCTTCACAACTGAAGGTAACACAGCAGGTATCACTAACTCAAACATTAACCCTCCAACCCGCACGTTTGGTGGTAATGTAACACTGAGATTCTAA
- a CDS encoding SusD/RagB family nutrient-binding outer membrane lipoprotein, which translates to MKKLIYPILSLVMLFGATSCGDDFFDINTNPNSPTEESITPQLIMPRALHATAARMATSYDFSAHWMGYWARSGTYGPSTEQESYNITNTYQQDEWNGWYDILTDVNLMEKKATVANQNYYLGAAKVMKSIGFMYLVDQYNNVPYSKAFDLSGNILPAYDQGADIYDSLLIELDEAAALFAQPTEDAANPGFAEADIMFGGDATMWRKLVNTQRLKLLVRQSEVPGFNPSAEIAKIEADGSGFLMSGETAAVNPGYAAVDGQQNPFYNTYKESALGATDQYNRANNYVLNKMKNSGDVRYQYYFSEAAVPLNNNLYYGYNFGEVLPNNDPYKHANSSDVAGPGLAKSASQDQWLFTSVESLFLQAEATQRGWLAGDAKAAYEAAVTESFKWLKVANAEAAAQDYLANGGTISSWDDATDKIRLIVMQKYLALVGINNFEAWVDYRRVGVPADLPLSLAPSRGGNGIPKRLLYPQSEYSYNAANVAKEGTISAQTSTVFWDN; encoded by the coding sequence ATGAAAAAGCTTATATATCCAATCCTCAGCCTGGTGATGCTTTTCGGAGCAACATCCTGCGGTGATGATTTCTTTGATATTAACACAAACCCTAACTCTCCGACAGAAGAGTCTATAACGCCTCAGTTGATCATGCCAAGAGCTTTGCATGCAACTGCAGCAAGAATGGCTACTTCTTATGATTTCTCTGCACACTGGATGGGTTACTGGGCACGCTCAGGTACTTATGGACCAAGCACAGAACAGGAGTCTTATAACATTACAAATACTTACCAGCAGGATGAGTGGAATGGCTGGTATGATATCCTGACTGATGTTAACCTGATGGAGAAAAAGGCAACAGTTGCTAACCAGAATTATTACCTGGGTGCGGCTAAAGTTATGAAGTCTATAGGCTTTATGTACTTAGTTGACCAGTATAACAATGTGCCATATTCAAAGGCTTTTGATCTTTCTGGCAATATTCTTCCAGCTTATGACCAAGGCGCAGATATCTATGACAGCCTTTTAATTGAGCTTGATGAAGCTGCTGCTCTTTTTGCTCAGCCAACTGAAGATGCTGCTAACCCTGGTTTTGCTGAAGCAGACATCATGTTTGGTGGTGATGCAACTATGTGGCGTAAACTGGTTAACACACAGCGTCTGAAGTTACTGGTTCGCCAGTCTGAAGTTCCAGGATTTAATCCTTCAGCTGAAATTGCTAAAATCGAAGCTGATGGTTCAGGCTTCCTGATGAGTGGTGAAACAGCTGCAGTTAACCCTGGCTATGCTGCTGTTGATGGCCAGCAGAATCCTTTCTACAATACGTATAAAGAATCTGCTCTTGGTGCAACTGACCAATACAACAGAGCGAACAACTATGTTCTTAACAAAATGAAGAACAGTGGTGATGTTCGTTACCAGTACTACTTCTCTGAAGCAGCTGTTCCACTTAATAATAACTTATACTATGGTTATAATTTTGGTGAAGTACTTCCAAACAACGACCCTTACAAGCACGCTAACTCATCTGATGTAGCTGGTCCAGGTCTTGCTAAGAGTGCTTCTCAGGACCAGTGGTTATTTACTTCTGTTGAAAGCTTGTTCTTACAGGCTGAAGCAACACAAAGAGGTTGGTTAGCAGGTGATGCTAAAGCAGCTTACGAAGCGGCTGTAACAGAATCTTTCAAATGGTTAAAGGTTGCTAATGCGGAAGCAGCAGCTCAGGATTATCTAGCTAATGGTGGTACGATTTCTAGCTGGGATGATGCTACAGATAAGATCAGACTTATCGTGATGCAGAAGTACCTTGCGTTAGTAGGTATCAATAACTTTGAAGCATGGGTTGACTACAGAAGAGTAGGTGTACCTGCTGATCTTCCTTTATCATTAGCTCCAAGCCGTGGTGGTAACGGTATTCCTAAGCGTTTACTATACCCTCAGTCTGAGTATAGCTACAATGCAGCAAACGTTGCTAAAGAAGGAACTATCAGTGCACAAACATCAACTGTGTTCTGGGATAATTAA
- a CDS encoding DUF1735 domain-containing protein has product MKLTKILPLALLTVGLTSCLDDEPITGRTEDAQNIIEFLETPTAPATEGYILPVYNRIFDVVPSTTFEVTVNYAGTSVAPEDIEVGIVVDEAALDAYNEKIIADERAHLIEIGEDPEDAEAHVAGELFDLIPAELYEVPSSVTIKKGERQATFEVTVRPELFDFAYKYGLPLTLTADEKYNVSGNFGSGIFQLGAKNKYHANYSVTATSPMVDKVNAALVGYYPLDSDLITTGARSVVMYSWTYLGGYEGHPIKNGTAGSYYGSFAPVFHMDEAGNVIDVTNYYGQPAGNGRAAKLNPEGVNKWTFDAEGNPESLEVSYIMVQAGADRTFFHEKWTFEGEAKK; this is encoded by the coding sequence ATGAAACTAACTAAAATACTACCATTAGCTCTTCTGACAGTAGGACTTACGTCTTGCTTAGATGACGAACCTATTACAGGTAGAACCGAGGATGCGCAGAACATTATTGAGTTCCTTGAGACTCCGACTGCGCCTGCAACAGAAGGTTATATCCTGCCAGTGTACAACAGAATATTTGATGTAGTTCCTTCTACTACATTTGAAGTGACTGTTAACTACGCAGGTACAAGTGTTGCACCTGAGGATATCGAAGTAGGTATTGTTGTAGATGAGGCTGCTCTTGATGCATATAATGAAAAGATTATTGCTGATGAAAGAGCTCATCTTATCGAAATTGGTGAAGACCCGGAAGATGCTGAGGCACATGTTGCTGGCGAATTATTTGACCTAATTCCTGCTGAGCTTTATGAAGTACCTTCTTCCGTAACAATTAAGAAAGGTGAAAGACAAGCAACTTTTGAAGTTACAGTAAGACCTGAACTATTTGACTTTGCTTATAAATATGGTTTACCTCTGACATTAACTGCTGATGAGAAGTACAATGTAAGCGGTAACTTTGGTTCTGGTATCTTCCAGCTTGGTGCTAAAAACAAGTATCATGCTAACTATTCAGTTACTGCTACTTCTCCGATGGTTGATAAGGTAAATGCTGCTTTAGTAGGATACTACCCACTGGATTCTGACCTAATCACAACTGGTGCCAGATCTGTTGTAATGTACTCCTGGACTTACCTGGGTGGTTATGAAGGTCACCCTATTAAGAATGGTACTGCAGGCTCTTATTATGGTAGTTTTGCACCTGTATTCCACATGGATGAAGCTGGTAATGTAATAGACGTTACAAACTATTATGGTCAGCCGGCTGGTAACGGTAGAGCTGCAAAACTTAATCCTGAAGGAGTAAATAAATGGACATTTGATGCTGAAGGTAATCCAGAATCATTGGAAGTGAGCTACATTATGGTTCAAGCTGGTGCAGATCGTACCTTCTTCCATGAGAAGTGGACATTTGAAGGAGAAGCTAAGAAATAG
- a CDS encoding SAM-dependent methyltransferase, producing MNKTGTLYLIPTILAEGTAEQVISPQVKDTVHNLTYFIVENLRTARRFVKLICPEMVIEQLTFVQVDKDATPAQVQASLKPLLEKGVDAGIISEAGCPGIADPGAEVVKYAHQKNLKVIPFAGPSAILLSLMASGFNGQQFAFHGYLPIDKGPRLQALRQLEKEMQQRNQTQIFMETPYRNNKLLEDLLTTLHPETKLCIAANITSPEHEFIHTKTIKQWHGNLPDIHKQPTVFLIYR from the coding sequence ATGAACAAGACCGGCACATTATATCTTATTCCAACTATACTCGCAGAAGGTACAGCAGAACAGGTTATATCTCCGCAGGTAAAAGACACGGTGCATAACCTTACTTACTTTATAGTTGAGAATTTGCGCACAGCACGTCGTTTTGTGAAATTAATTTGTCCGGAAATGGTAATTGAGCAGCTCACATTTGTGCAGGTTGATAAGGATGCTACTCCCGCTCAGGTACAGGCTTCTCTTAAACCGCTACTGGAAAAAGGAGTAGATGCAGGTATAATCTCAGAAGCAGGTTGCCCGGGTATAGCAGATCCAGGTGCAGAAGTAGTAAAATATGCTCACCAAAAAAATTTAAAGGTCATACCTTTCGCCGGTCCCTCGGCTATACTTCTCAGCTTAATGGCAAGTGGTTTCAACGGACAACAATTCGCTTTTCATGGTTACCTGCCCATAGATAAAGGGCCACGTCTGCAAGCCCTGAGACAGCTGGAAAAAGAGATGCAACAGCGTAACCAGACCCAGATCTTTATGGAAACACCCTATCGCAATAACAAATTGCTTGAAGATCTGCTTACCACCCTTCACCCAGAAACTAAACTTTGCATAGCTGCCAATATCACATCGCCAGAGCATGAGTTCATCCATACCAAAACTATAAAACAATGGCATGGCAACCTACCTGATATACATAAGCAACCGACTGTTTTTTTGATCTACAGGTAA
- a CDS encoding alpha/beta fold hydrolase — protein MKLHYRELGHGQPLIILHGLFGTSDNWQTLAKRLAEHYNVFLVDLRNHGRSPHDEQHDYDTMADDVLRLVDELQIPTPAIMGHSMGGKVAMNYALKYPTRITKLIVVDIAPKAYPPHHDEIIDALQSVDLATATSRNEVDAQLATTIQEDEVRLFLMKNLYRKEDNTFGWRMNLGAIEKNYEKIAAPITSDIPFKKSALFIKGGRSRYILPEDVYTNIEHLFTQVEVETIPEAGHWVHAEAPDKVYDLVTTFLSAE, from the coding sequence ATGAAACTACACTATAGAGAGTTGGGCCATGGCCAGCCCTTGATTATACTTCATGGCTTATTTGGCACTTCTGATAACTGGCAGACACTGGCAAAGCGCTTGGCAGAACATTACAATGTATTTTTAGTCGATCTTCGTAATCATGGGCGTTCACCACACGACGAGCAGCACGATTACGATACTATGGCTGATGATGTATTACGACTGGTTGATGAGTTGCAGATACCAACGCCAGCAATAATGGGACATTCAATGGGAGGCAAAGTTGCTATGAACTATGCCCTTAAATATCCAACCCGCATCACTAAACTTATAGTCGTTGATATTGCCCCTAAAGCTTACCCACCACATCATGACGAGATCATAGATGCACTACAGTCAGTTGATCTGGCAACAGCAACCAGCCGCAACGAAGTAGATGCGCAATTAGCCACAACTATTCAGGAAGATGAAGTACGTCTGTTCCTGATGAAGAACCTCTACCGAAAAGAAGATAATACCTTTGGCTGGCGCATGAATTTAGGTGCCATTGAGAAAAACTATGAAAAAATAGCCGCTCCAATAACTTCTGATATTCCTTTTAAAAAGAGTGCACTATTTATAAAAGGTGGAAGGTCCAGGTATATCCTTCCTGAAGATGTGTATACCAATATTGAACACTTATTTACCCAGGTGGAAGTGGAAACTATACCGGAAGCCGGTCATTGGGTACATGCCGAAGCTCCTGATAAAGTTTATGATCTGGTAACTACATTCTTGAGTGCTGAGTAA
- the selD gene encoding selenide, water dikinase SelD, translated as MEETSTQDIKLTQYSHGAGCGCKIAPKVLDAILHSDITYPDNDKLLVGNSSRDDAAVYDIGNGRAVISTTDFFMPIVDDAYDFGRIASANAISDIYAMGGNPMMAIAVLGWPIDKLAPEVAKRVIEGSRSICHEAGIPLAGGHSIDSPEPIFGLAVTGMLDIPNLKRNDTATAGCELYLTKPIGVGILTTAQKKAILKPEHAHLAPQQMMQLNKIGAELGQLPQVKAMTDVTGFGLLGHLSEMCAGSNLAAEVYFDKVPVIKEALDYLAQKAIPGGTHRNFDSYGHKIADLTPDQKHLLCDPQTSGGLLVAVDPAGRDEVLQLFTKYNLDLQPLGILKERGAEDTLIKVL; from the coding sequence ATGGAAGAGACATCCACACAAGATATAAAACTTACCCAGTACAGCCACGGTGCCGGTTGCGGCTGCAAAATTGCCCCAAAAGTACTCGATGCTATACTTCATTCTGACATCACGTACCCCGACAACGACAAGCTACTGGTAGGCAACAGCTCCCGCGACGATGCTGCCGTGTACGACATTGGCAATGGCCGCGCTGTTATCAGTACCACCGATTTCTTTATGCCGATTGTGGATGATGCCTATGATTTCGGTCGTATCGCGTCGGCTAACGCTATTTCGGATATCTATGCGATGGGCGGAAATCCGATGATGGCAATTGCTGTGCTGGGATGGCCTATAGATAAACTGGCCCCGGAAGTTGCCAAGCGTGTAATAGAAGGAAGCCGCAGCATCTGCCACGAAGCAGGTATACCCTTAGCCGGCGGCCACAGCATCGACAGCCCTGAGCCAATTTTCGGCCTGGCTGTAACCGGCATGCTTGATATCCCCAACCTGAAACGTAACGACACGGCCACCGCAGGCTGCGAACTATACTTAACAAAACCGATTGGAGTAGGCATACTTACCACTGCTCAGAAAAAAGCCATCCTTAAACCAGAGCACGCACACTTAGCTCCACAACAAATGATGCAGCTAAACAAGATTGGTGCTGAACTGGGCCAACTGCCACAGGTAAAAGCTATGACTGACGTAACTGGTTTCGGTTTATTAGGCCACTTATCTGAAATGTGCGCAGGCAGTAATCTGGCAGCTGAAGTATACTTTGATAAAGTTCCTGTAATCAAAGAAGCACTGGATTACCTTGCACAAAAAGCTATACCTGGCGGCACACACCGAAACTTCGACAGCTACGGCCATAAAATAGCAGACCTTACCCCAGATCAGAAACATCTGCTCTGCGACCCCCAAACCAGCGGCGGCTTGTTAGTAGCTGTAGATCCTGCTGGCCGGGATGAAGTGCTACAGCTGTTTACAAAGTATAACTTAGATCTTCAGCCATTGGGTATTTTGAAAGAGCGTGGCGCTGAAGACACGTTGATCAAGGTTTTATAG